In the Topomyia yanbarensis strain Yona2022 chromosome 3, ASM3024719v1, whole genome shotgun sequence genome, one interval contains:
- the LOC131691363 gene encoding uncharacterized protein LOC131691363 isoform X2 — translation MNYKLLIWCCLLVPLVASLPQEDGLRSLLLQRSRQRSKVYKYEDQSRPGNQIVGHGKAKSDESESTDETAAPSSTATPLPKKGLHPLLARKKIQLTPKEVKAKDIEDTSSSSTTAATSVSAAETSEGTSDATTGTTRRPRPTRPGRVTLSRLTTSRTPRTTTKRTVTTPSESNVSTTSRTTRARRARPTRPSKLTSSSALPDVSTPTDITSTAAALSAQASPTPTVSAAPISSSSSSTSTSTSTSTSTSTSTTTTTTTTASLTAASPLLEEAASSVPAVSSSVLKVENTVGPARD, via the exons ATGAATTACAAATTGCTGATTTGGTGTTGCCTTCTGGTGCCGCTTGTGGCGTCGCTGCCTCAGGAGGACGGACTTCGATCGCTGCTTCTGCAAAGATCGCGCCAAAGGAGTAAAG TGTATAAATACGAGGACCAGAGTCGGCCCGGAAATCAAATCGTGGGACATGGCAAGGCGAAATCGGACGAGTCTGAATCAACTGACGAAACAGCTGCCCCCAGCAGCACCGCAACTCCACTTCCCAAGAAAGGGCTCCATCCGTTGTTGGCACGCAAAAAGATTCAATTAACTCCGAAAGAAGTCAAAGCTAAGGACATTGAAGATACTAGTAGTAGTAGCACCACTGCTGCTACTTCCGTGTCTGCAGCCGAAACATCTGAAGGTACATCAGATGCCACGACTGGTACAACACGTCGTCCACGACCCACTCGTCCCGGTCGTGTAACTCTTAGCCGATTGACGACCTCACGGACGCCAAGAACCACCACTAAACGTACCGTCACAACTCCGTCGGAGTCGAATGTCTCGACTACCTCTCGAACTACCAGAGCCCGCCGAGCAAGACCAACTCGACCATCCAAACTGACCTCCAGCTCTGCTCTTCCGGATGTCTCTACGCCTACAGATATCACTTCGACGGCGGCCGCGCTATCAGCCCAAGCATCTCCCACTCCTACAGTCAGTGCTGCTCctatcagcagcagcagtagctcTACTTCCACCTCTACGTCAACATCCACGTCAACAAGCAcatcgacgacgacgacaacgacaacAACCGCGAGTCTGACAGCGGCCTCTCCGCTGTTGGAAGAAGCAGCCTCGTCGGTTCCTGCAGTGTCGTCCTCGGTTTTGAAGGTCGAAAATACAGTTGGACCAGCGCGTGATTAA
- the LOC131691363 gene encoding uncharacterized protein LOC131691363 isoform X1, whose product MNYKLLIWCCLLVPLVASLPQEDGLRSLLLQRSRQRSKGQFALAENDVYKYEDQSRPGNQIVGHGKAKSDESESTDETAAPSSTATPLPKKGLHPLLARKKIQLTPKEVKAKDIEDTSSSSTTAATSVSAAETSEGTSDATTGTTRRPRPTRPGRVTLSRLTTSRTPRTTTKRTVTTPSESNVSTTSRTTRARRARPTRPSKLTSSSALPDVSTPTDITSTAAALSAQASPTPTVSAAPISSSSSSTSTSTSTSTSTSTSTTTTTTTTASLTAASPLLEEAASSVPAVSSSVLKVENTVGPARD is encoded by the exons ATGAATTACAAATTGCTGATTTGGTGTTGCCTTCTGGTGCCGCTTGTGGCGTCGCTGCCTCAGGAGGACGGACTTCGATCGCTGCTTCTGCAAAGATCGCGCCAAAGGAGTAAAGGTCAGTTTGCACTTGCAGAAAATGACG TGTATAAATACGAGGACCAGAGTCGGCCCGGAAATCAAATCGTGGGACATGGCAAGGCGAAATCGGACGAGTCTGAATCAACTGACGAAACAGCTGCCCCCAGCAGCACCGCAACTCCACTTCCCAAGAAAGGGCTCCATCCGTTGTTGGCACGCAAAAAGATTCAATTAACTCCGAAAGAAGTCAAAGCTAAGGACATTGAAGATACTAGTAGTAGTAGCACCACTGCTGCTACTTCCGTGTCTGCAGCCGAAACATCTGAAGGTACATCAGATGCCACGACTGGTACAACACGTCGTCCACGACCCACTCGTCCCGGTCGTGTAACTCTTAGCCGATTGACGACCTCACGGACGCCAAGAACCACCACTAAACGTACCGTCACAACTCCGTCGGAGTCGAATGTCTCGACTACCTCTCGAACTACCAGAGCCCGCCGAGCAAGACCAACTCGACCATCCAAACTGACCTCCAGCTCTGCTCTTCCGGATGTCTCTACGCCTACAGATATCACTTCGACGGCGGCCGCGCTATCAGCCCAAGCATCTCCCACTCCTACAGTCAGTGCTGCTCctatcagcagcagcagtagctcTACTTCCACCTCTACGTCAACATCCACGTCAACAAGCAcatcgacgacgacgacaacgacaacAACCGCGAGTCTGACAGCGGCCTCTCCGCTGTTGGAAGAAGCAGCCTCGTCGGTTCCTGCAGTGTCGTCCTCGGTTTTGAAGGTCGAAAATACAGTTGGACCAGCGCGTGATTAA